The genomic stretch GGCTGCCCGTAGCTGCCGCGGCCGATCATGATGCCATCGGCCTTGGTGTGGTCGAGCATCCGCTTCGCATCGTGCGCCGTCTTGATGTCTCCGTTGCCGAGCACCGGGATATCCAGCGCCTCCGCGACCTGCGCGATCTCATCCCAGTTGGCCATGCCGGTATACATCTGCGTGCGCGTGCGCGCGTGCAGCGTGAACACCTTTGCGCCCGCGTCCTGCATGCGCAGAGCGATGCCGACCGGGTCGCGCATCTGTTCGTTCCAGCCGCTCCGCGTCTTCACCGTCACCGGCAGATGCGTGGCCTTGACGACCGCGCGGATGATCTCCTGAACCAGATCCAGATCCTTGAGGCACCCCGAGCCGCCATTACGCCGCACGACCTTCTTGACCGGACATCCGAAGTTGATGTCCACGAAGTCGGGCATGAACAGATCGGTGACCATCGCGGCGGCATCGGCCATCGCCGCCGGATCCGCCCCGAAGATCTGGACGCCAATGGGGCGTTCCTCGGGGGCGAAGCGCAGTTTGCTGATGGTCGCGACGTTCTCACGGCGGATTCCCTCGGCCGACAAAAACTCGGTCACGACGACGTCCGCCCCATGGGCGTGGCACAGGCGGCGGAACGGCGACTCGGACACGCCCGCCATCGGCGCCAGATACAATGGCACCGGATTGGGCACGGCGAAGGAAAAAACCTTGCGGGACATGCAGTTAAAGCTAGCCACCCCGGATTGGCCCGGCAACGCGCCGGTTTGACTCCCGGCGGTTCGTGGATATGTTACCGGGCTATGGAACTGCGCGAATTCTTCTCCGAAGACGCCGTCCAGCTCGAGCTCCAGGGCACGACCAAGGACGAAATTCTCAAGGAACTCATCGGGCTGCTGAAGCTCGATGAGAAGTCCGAGGGCATGCTGTTCAAGATGCTCAAGCGGCGCGAAAATCTCGGTTCGACCGGGATTGGCCGTGGCATCGCGATCCCGCATTGCCGCTCGCTCGTCGTCAACCGCTTGCGTGTCGCGTTCGGCCGCAAGAAGGATGGCGTCGACTTCAAGGCGATCGACGACAAGCCGGTCAACTTCTTCTTCCTGATCGTCGCGCCGCCGCTTGAGGTGTCGAACCAGTACCTCCCGGTGCTCGGCAAGATCGCGCAGTTCAGCAAGGAGAGTGACGTGCCCGGCCGCCTGCTCGAGCTGACGTCGCCCGCCGAGTTCATGGCGCTCCTCGAGGAGAAGCGCGTCTAGTCAGTGATCGACGACGACGCGCGCGATATCGGCGCGCAGTCGTCGGATCACGCGCCCGCTCTGCAGCAGCGCGGCCGCCGCGAGGCCGGCCACCAGGCCAACCCAGAGCCCTCGCTCACGTAGGCTCGTGTGAAAGCCGAGCCACCAGCCCAGGGGAATGCCCACGCCCCAGAAGGCGACCATGTGCAGGATCGCCGGGATGCGGGTGTCGCCGGTGCCGCGCAGCACGCCGCTCGTCACCGCCTGCAGCCCGTCGAAGACCTGAAACCACCCCGCCAGCGGAATCAGGCTCGTGGCCACGGCGAACGTCGCCGCTTCGGTGGTATAGAGCGCCGCCAGCGCCCCCGGTGCGCTGATGAACACGACGGCGCTCACGCACATCACCCCCGCGCCACAGGCAATCGCCGCGGCGGCATCACGGCGCGCAGCGGGCATGTCCCCACGGCCAATGGCCCGGCCAACGACCGCCGCCGCCGCGCCCGAGATGCCGAGCGGCACCATGAAGGTGAAGGCCGCCATGTTGAGCGCGATCTCGTGGCCCGCCAGTGACGCCGTGCCCATCCACCCCATGAAGAGCGCAGTCAGGCCGAAGGCAAAGCTTTCGAAGAACCACTGCACCCCGATGGGCACCCCGATGCGAAGCATGCGCGACATCGGCCCCCACGTCAGCGAGTCGGCACGCCACGGACGCAGAGTGGGGCGCAGGACCGGCCAGGCGATCATCAGCAGCACGCCGGCCATCACCCACGTCGAGATCGCCGTGGCAATGCCGGAGCCGGCGACGCCCAGGGCGGGAGCGCCGCCATTCCCAAAGACCAGCAGCCAGTTCGCCACGGCGTTGACGAGATTGGCCACCAGCGCGGCGAAGAGAATGGGGCGCACGGGCCCCAGCGCCTGCAGCGTCTGACGCATCACCGCAAAGGCAAAGAACGGGATCGCGCCGAGTGCGCGCCGCCGCGCGTAGACGGCGGTCTGCGAGACGACCTCCGCGGGTTGCTCCAGCGCCCCCAGGATGGCCTCGCCAGGGGTGAGGACCAGCATGACCACCACGGCGATGGCGAGGGCCAGCACCAAGCCGCGCTGCACGCCGCGCGCGACGGCGGCCTCGTCGCCGGCACCGACGGCCTGCGCCACCACGGGATCGATGGCGAAGAGCACCCCGATCCCGAATACGCTCACGTTGAAGAAGTAGAAGTTGCCCAGCGCGACGGCCGCGATGGCGGCACCGCCCAGGCGCCCGACCATGAGCGTATCCACCACGCCCATCGCCTGAATGCCGAGATTGATCAGCACGATGGGCAGCGCGACCTGCATCATCTCGCGCAGGTCACGCTGCCAGTCGCGTCCCGTCACGTCAGCGCTTCTTGGCGGCGCGGACCATGTCGCGGACTTCGCTCAGCAGTCGCTGCGCGTCGTAGGGCACGCCGTCCTTGATCGTCCACGCCACGCCGCCGCCGGCGCCCGCCGCGGCATCGGCGCGCGGCGGATAGAACACCTTGAGATCCTCGAGCGGATTGCCGTTCAGGATCGCGAGGTCCGCCAGGTAACCGGGGCGCACACGCCCCAGCCGCGAGGCCTCGCCGAGGATCTGGGCGTTGTTGGCCGTGACATGCTGCAGCGCCTTGATGGGCTGGAACCCTGCTTCCTGATGCAGTTCGAGTTCGCGAATCAGCCCGAAGCCGTAGATCTGGTAGATGAACCCGGCATCCTCGCCAGCGCCGACCACGCCGCCCATGCGCTCGAAGTCGCGCACGGCCTGGAACCAGATGCGGTAATTCTCCTTCCAGTACGCTTCGTCGGTGCTGCTCCAGTTCGCGAAGTACGACCCATGATTGGCCGCGTTCGGCTTGAAGTACGTGTCGAGCGTGGGATGCAGATACTCGGCAAACCAGGGCTGCGTTTCCGCGCGCTGCAGATCGCGGCTCGCTTCATAGATCTCGAGCGTCGGGTTCCACGCGACCTTGGCCTTCACCATCGCCTGCAGCACGTCCTGCAGGCGGCGCGGATCCGCTTCGCGCCACAGGCGGCCCGCCCAGCGGAAGCGCATCCCCTCGTCGGCATAGTTGAAGTTCGACGGGAAGTGTTGCGCACCATCCGGAATCGCCGCGTCGGGGACCCCGTACCAATGCTCGATGCTCGTCAGGCCAGCCGCCGCCGCATCGAGGGCGTTCGTCTCATCCACGGCCATGTGGTGCGCGGTTCCCAGTCCGAGCTTGCGGGCCTCGTCAACGACCGGATAGTACACATCCTTGTCCATGCCGAAGAGCTTGAGCCCGTCCACGCCCATCGCCTTCAGGTCACGGACGCGCTGCCGCGCTTCCTGTTCATTGCGCGGGATGGGCATGTACGCGTAGCGCGCGTACACGTACAGCCGTGGCGCGACGATCTCGTTCGCCGCACTCTTGGCCCGCAGCTGCAGCGTCTTCGCGGTCTCGCTGGACACATCACGCACCGTGGTGATGCCCATGCCAAGCCAGAGCTTCATCTGGTAGTCGAGCGGCTGCGGGATACCCGCGCGCTCATCCTGCACGTGCCCATGGATGTTGATGAGCCCCGGCACGACGTACTTGCCCGTGGCGTCGATCTCTACGTCCCCCTGCGGACGGCGCGCCGTCCCTTCGCGCATCGCGACCGGATCGAGCGCGACGATATCGACAATCCGGTTGCCTTCCAGGACGATGTCCTTCGGGCCCTCGGCCGGGGTGCCATTGCCCTCGATCACCGTCGCGCCCCGAATGACGAGCCGTCGCGGTCGTACGCCGTGCTGCGCCGTCGTGCGACCAGCCGACGGGCGACCCGCCCCGCCCTGCGCGCGCAGCGCAGGTGATGGCACGAGCGGGCTCACGCTCAGAACAGCCAACAGCGCAACGGCGCAACGCAGAGGGCGCATCGGAGTTACTCCCACTCGATGGTGGCGGGGGGCTTGGAGCTGATGTCGTAGACGACGCGATTCACGCCGTCAACTTCGTTGATGATGCGGTTCGAGATGCGCGCCAGCACGTCGTGTGGGAAGTTGTACCAGTCGGCGGTCATGCCGTCGGTGCTGGTCACGGCACGCAAGGCAATCACATGCTCGTACGTGCGGCCATCGCCCATCACGCCCACCGAGCGCACCGGCAGGAACACCGCGAAGGCCTGCCAGATCTCCGGATACAATCCGGCCGCGCGAATCTCTTCGAGGTAGATCGCGTCGGCGCGGCGCAGGATGTCGAGCGCATGCGGCGACACCTCACCAAGCACGCGGATGGCGAGCCCCGGTCCCGGGAACGGATGGCGACCCACCATCTCTTCGGGCAGGCCGAGTTCGCGCCCCACATTGCGGACTTCATCCTTGAACAGCTCACGCAGCGGCTCGATGAGCTGGAACTTCATGTCCTTCGGCAACCCGCCCACGTTGTGGTGCGTCTTGATCGTGGCCGATGGGCCGCCCTTCGCACTCACCGATTCGATCACGTCCGGATACAGCGTGCCCTGCACCAGGAACGCCGCATCCTTGCCGGCGTCCGCCGACGCCGCTTCGAACACGCGAATGAAGTGCTCGCCAATGATCTTGCGCTTCCGCTCCGGTTCGCCGACGCCGGCCAGCGCCGTCAGGAAGCGCTCTTCAGCGCGCACCGTAATGAGCCGGATCCCCAGATGCTCACCCATCGTGCGTTCGACCTGCTCACGCTCGTGCAAGCGCAGCAGACCGGTGTCCACGAAGATGCAGGTGAGCTGATCGCCGATCGCCTTGTGCACCAGTGCGGCCGCGACACTCGAGTCCACACCGCCCGACAAGCCGCAAATCACCTGCTTGTCGCCGACGAGTGCCCGGATCTTCTCGACTTCCATGTCGATGAAGTGCCCCGGCGTCCAATCCGGCGTGCAATGGCACACCCCAAAGAGGAAGTTCTGGATGATCTCGGCGCCGCGCACCGTGTGGTGCACTTCGGAGTGAAACTGAATCGCGTAGATCGGCTTCGTGGTGTGGCGGAAACCGGCGCAGGTGTGTCCGCTGTGGGCCGTGGCGACGTAGCCAGGCGGCACCTGCTCCACATGATCGCCATGGCTCATCCAGACGGTCGTCTTCTCGCCGGCGCCAAAGCCGGCGAAGAGCCCCGCGGCCTCATCGACCGTGACCTCCGCGCGGCCGTACTCCCTGCGACCACCACCGACCACCGCCCCGCCTTCGAGGTGCGCGATCAGCTGCATCCCGTAGCAGACGCCCAGCACCGGCGCGATATCGAGGAGCTCGCGCGGGACCGTCGGCGCGCCCTCGTCCGTCACCGAGCTCGGACCACCCGAGAGAATGATGCCGGTGGGCTTCCACTCGCGAATCCACTCGAGGGACTTGGTGGGCGGGTGAATCTCGGAGTAGACACGCGCCTCGCGGACGCGGCGCGCAATGAGCTGCGTGAACTGCGAACCGCAGTCGAGAATGAGAATGCGGCTGGTCGTCGGGTTCTGCATCAGTTCTTCCACTCCGGGCCGGTGAGCTTGAGGAACTCCACCGCCTTCGTCTCGAGGTCGAGGATGGCGCCGGTCGGGGCGCCGTGCAGCCAGCCGCACGCCTCCCCGGGATTGACCAGCAGGGAGTCCCCACGCGCCTTCATTTCGGGGATGTGCGTAAAGCCATGAATGATCACTTCGTGCCCGTCGATCGAGCGCTGATGGACATCGGCCAGATCGTGGATCAGCAGCACGTTCTTGCCACCGATCTCGAAGCTGTGCGGCGACTCGTACAGCTCGAGGGCCCCGAAGCCGACCTTGGCCGCCGCCTGCAGCGCATCGCGATCGCCGTCGTTGCGGCCGAAAACGCCGAGCAGCGGCAGCGACAGGTCGTGAAAGGGCTGAAGCGAGAACGGCGAGCAGTAATCGCCCGCGTGCATCACCAGCGACACACCGCCCGCGACCATCTGCTCCAGCAGGGCGCGTACGGCAGGGACGCGATCATGGGTATCCGACAACAGGCCGACGCGCATCAGGGGTTTCTCCACTCCGGGTGCGCCCGCTCGAGGCGCACAAGGTCTGAAAACTGTTCCCGCTCGGTGATGACCGCGAAGCGCGCGCCATCCACGAGAACTTCCACCGGCCGGGGACGTGAGTTGTAGTTGCTGGACATCGTGAAGCCGTAAGCGCCCGCCGTGCGCACCGCGAGATACTGCCCCGCCGGCACGTCAGGCATCGCGCGCCCCTTGGCAAAGAAATCACCGGACTCGCAGATCGGCCCCACGATGTCCGCGGTGGTCTGCGCGTCGGTCTCGGTCACGGCGTCGATCTGATGGTAGGCATGGTAGAGCGACGGCCGGATGAGATCATTCATGCCGGCATCGGTCACCATGAACTCCTTCCCGTTGGCGTGCTTGCGGTACAGCACCTCAGTGAGGAGCACGCCCGACTCGGCGACGAGGAACCGGCCAGGCTCGAGCACGAGCGATAGCCCGGTCTCTGCCTGCGCGGTGCGAACGAGCGCCGCGTAATCCTCCACATCGGCGTCGCGCTCGTGCGCTTCGTACGGCACCGACAGGCCGCCCCCAACATCCATGTAGCGGATGTCATGGCCTTCGCTGCGGGCATGGGCCAGCGCCGCGACCAGGCGCGGGAGTGCATCGCGCAGCGGATCGGCGTTGCTGATCTGCGAACCGAGGTGCATCCCCAGCCCGCGCAGCGCCAGATGCGGCAGCGTCGTGATGAATGACACGAGACGCGACACGTCGTCGCGGGGGATGCCGAACTTCCCGCCCTTCTCGCCAGTCTTGATGTAGTCGTGCGGCGTGTCCACCGTCACTTCGGGGTTCACCCGCAGCGCGATCGGCGCCACGACGCCCTTGCGGGCCGCCACGGCCTCGATGGTGAGCAGTTCGGCTTCCGATTCGACATTGATCAGCAGGACGCCCGCGTCCAGCGCCTGCGCGATCTCGCGCACCGTCTTCCCAACGCCGCTGAAGACGACGTCGGCGCCGGTGAAGCCAGCCTGCTGCGCCCGATACAGCTCGCCGCCCGACACGATGTCCACGCCGGCCCCCAACGACTGGAGCAGCGCGAGCACGGCGAGGTTCGAGTTGGCCTTCACCGCAAAGTGGATGCGATGCGGCACCCCCGCGAACGCCGCGTGCAGGCGCGCGTAGCGGGCGCGAATCATGTTGGCGCTGTACACATACGCCGGCGTGCCCACCGCCGCGGCGAGCGTCGGGAGCGGCACCCCCTCCGCCTGGAGGACGCCCCCGACGCGGGCAAAGCCCACAGTGGCTGCCGATAGAGTGTCCGACACGCCGGCGCTCAGTACGAGCGGGCCCAGATCACTTCGTACTTGGCCGGCTCACCCGTCACCATGCACGTCGTGGGCGCCGTCGGCGAGCGGAACTCGGGATCGGGAATCACGCGAATCGTGGCCTTGGTCTCTTCCTTCACCTTGGCCTCGACGGCCGGATCACCGTTCCAGCCGGCGTAGACGAACGCGCCGGGGCCGTCCATGATCTCCTTGAACTTGTCGTACGAGATGCGCTCGCGAATGCTGTTCGCTTCGAGGCGCGCCCGCGCCGCGGCGAGCATATCCGCCTGGATCTGATCGAGCACAACGGGCAGCTCGGCCCGCAGCGTGTCGAACGCCATTGGCTTCTTCTCGCGCGTGTCGCGACGCACCACCAGCCCGCTCTGCTGCGCGAGATCGCGCGGCCCGATCTCCATGCGCAGCGGAATGCCGCGCATTTCCCAGTGGTAATACTTCGCACCCGGCTTGATGCCAACGCGCTCGTCCACGTGCACGCGGATGCGCTCGTGGTCGGGGCGCTTGAAGCTCCCGAGATCCTCGGCGATACGCTTCGCCGCTTCCACCGTGGCCGCGCGCTCTTCGTCGGTCTTCCAGATCGGCACGATGACCATTTGAATCGGCGCGAGCTTGGGCGGCAGGCGGAGCCCCGCGTCGTCGCCGTGCGTCATGACCAGACCGCCGATCATGCGCGTGGATACGCCCCACGACGTGTTCCACGCGTACTCTTCAACGCCGGCCTCGCTCTGGAACTTGAGATCGAAGGCCTTGGCGAAGTTCTGGCCGAGGTTGTGCGAGGTGCCGGCCTGCAGCGCCTTGTTGTCCTGCATGAGTGCTTCGCAGGCATAGGTGCGCAGCGCACCGGCAAAGCGCTCGCTGTCGGTCTTCTGGCCGGTGATCACGGGCATCGCCATGTAGCCTTCCATGAACTCGCGGTACACGCCCAGCATGCGGCGCGTCTCCGTTTCAGCCTCATCGTGCGTGGCATGCGCCGTGTGCCCCTCCTGCCACAGGAACTCCATCGTGCGCAGGAAGAGCCGCGTGCGCATTTCCCAGCGCACCACATTGGCCCACTGGTTGTAGAGCAACGGCAGGTCGCGATAGCTCTGCACCCACTTGGCGAACATCGAGTAGATGATCGTCTCCGACGTGGGGCGCACCACCAGGCGTTCTTCGAGCTGCTTGCCACCGCCATGCGTGACCACCGCGCATTCCGGCGCAAAGCCTTCGACATGCTCCGCTTCCTTCGACAGGAAGCTTTCGGGGATGAACAGCGGGAAGTACGCGTTCACGTGGCCCGTGGCCTTGAACATGTCATCCAGCGCGCGCTGCATGCGCTCCCAGATGCCGTAGCCGAGCGGGCGGATGACCATGCAACCGCGCACCGGCGAGTAGTCGGCGAGCTCGGCACGGAGCACCAGCTCGTTGTACCAGTCGCTGAAGTTCTCGGCGCGGGAGGTCAGCTTCTTGTCGTCGCTCATGTTGCGGATCCGGTCTGCGTTGAAGCGGCCGCCACGAGGGCGTCCAGGGAGGTAAAGGTTGCATCGGTGGAGCCGGCGCGCCGCAGGCGCCAGGGCGCCTCGCTGCTCGACGGGTCCACGATCACGAATGCGCCCGCGCCGGCCTTGCGGCCAGCCTCGAGCTGCTTGTCCAGCTTTTGTGGTTTGAAGGCGTACTCGACCACCAGCCCCGCGGCACGCAGGGCGGCCGCGGTCCGCAGCGTCGCCGCCGGCGCGTCGGGGGTATCCGGCGCCTGCGCGACCCACAGGCCGACACTCGCCGGCGGCGCCGGCATCAGGCCGCGTTCGCGCAGCAGTTCGCCCAGCACCACATCACCCATGCCAAAACCGAGCGCCGGGAGATCGGCACCACCCAGCGCCTTGAGCAGGTTGTCGTAGCGACCGCCGCCGCAGATCGCGCGGAACTCTCCCACGCTGTCGAACAGCTCGAAGACGATGCCGGTGTAATACGCGAGGCCGCGTACGATCGTGAGATCGAAGTGCAGGAAGTCGCCAATCCCGAGCGCGTCGCAGTGCGCGATGTACTGCGCGAAGCGCGCGGCGTGCTCGGCTACTGCCGGCGCGTCGCCGTAGCGCGCCTGCAGCGTGGGGAAGTCGAGCGTCGCGAAGCCGAGAATCGTCTCCACGGTGGCCGGATCGAGTCCCGCTTCGGTGAGCTTCTCGGCCGAGATCTCACGGGGCTGCCGCTCCAGCTTGTCCAACACCGCGTAGACGGCGGTGCGCGCCGCTTCGGCGATCGCGAGATGATCGAGCAGCCCGTTGAGCAGCCGCCGGTCGCTCACCCGGGCCCGCACCTGCTGCGCCGTGAGGCCCAGCGCCTGCATGATGTTGACCGCCACGCTGAGCAGCTCGGCGTCGGCCAAGACGTCGGCTTCGCCGACGATGTCGACGTTCAGCTGATAGTGCTCCCGGAGCCGCCCCTTCTGCGTGCGTTCGTAGCGGAACAGCTGGGGTAGCGAGAACCACCGGACCGGCTTGCGCAGCGTCTGGGCCTTGGCGCCCACCATGCGGGCGAACGTCGGCGTCATCTCGGGGCGCATCGCCACCTCGCGATTGCCCTTGTCCACGAAGTTGTAGAGCTGGGTCACGATCTCCTCGCCGCTCTTCTGCGTGTACAGCTCGAGCGGCTCGAGCGGCGGCCCATCGTACTCCTGAAACGCATAGCGCCGCACGACGCGGCGCCAGGTATCGAAGATGTGGGCTCGCTCGGCGAATTGATCGGGATAGAAGTCGCGGAAACCCGGCAGCGGCTTGTGTGACATCCTGGAAAGCTACCGAGCCAACGGATGCACCTGCAACCGTTCCATCGCATCGCCGACCGTGTGAAAGGACCCGGTCACGAGCACCGTCTGTGCCTCGGCGCGCGCGTCGGCCAGCGCGGTCGTGAAATCGTCGATGCGCGTGACCGGAAGGCCAACCTCCTGGGCCCAGGCCTCGACCTCGTGGAGGTCCCACATCCGATTCACCGGCGCTGTCGGGGCCATGGTGACCACGATGCGTTCGGCGGCTCGGGCGACGGCCTGGAGGATCCCCCGCCAGTCCTTGTCACGCAGCACGCAGACGACGGCGGTGATCGGGTGGGGCACGCCCACGGCCAGCAGGTTGGCCACGACGGTCGCCGCGCCATCGGCGTTGTGGGCCACATCGAACAGCCACGGCGCGGCGCGGTGGAACCGGCCGGCCAACCGCACGTCGGCCAGCAGGGTGTCGGCTCGCGCCTCGATCTCGGCCCACGGCCCCCCGGCGGCGCGTAGCATGGCCAGCGCCACGGCGGCATTGTGGGCCTGGAAGTGCCCGACCAACGGGGTGGTCAGCCGCCGCGACGACGACCCCACGTCCAGCGTGAAGCTGGTACCGGCCGGGTGCACCTCGACGTCGCGCACCTGCCAATCGCGGCCGGTCACCAGAATCGGGGCCGCCCCGGCGGCCTCGGCGTGCTCGCGCAGTCGCTCGCGAATGACGGGATCGGTCTCGCCCACCACCGCGGCGATGCCGCGCTTGTAGATGCCGGCCTTCTCGCCGGCGATCGCCTCGAGCGTATCGCCGAGAAACTCCTGATGGTCGAAGCCGATCTGCGTGACGCCGGCGCTCAGAGGCTGCACGAGGTTCGTCGCATCAAGTCGGCCACCCAAGCCAACTTCCACCACGGCCACTTCAACCTGTTCGGCAGCAAAGTGCGACAGCGCCATGGCCGTCGTCGCCTCGAAGAAGGTGGCGCCCAGTTCGGTCAGCAGCGGTTCATGCGCGGTGAGCCACCGCGTGATCGCCTCGTGCGACATGGGCGCCCCGTTGACCACGACCCGCTCGGCAAAGTCCACGAGATGCGGCGACGTATATCGCCCGACGCGGAGGCCGGCGCCACGCAGCATGGCGTCGAGTGTGGCGCAGGTGCTTCCCTTCCCGTTCGTGCCCGCGACGTGAAAGACCGGATACGCCCGGTGCGGATTCCCCAACCGCTCGAGCAGCTCGGCGACCCGCTCGAGCCCGAGGCGCCACGCGCCGCCGGTGCGCGCGTAGAGGCGGCGGAGGGCGGCGAGGTAGGCTGCGTGGGCCTCACCCGACTCCGGAGCTGCGGTGCCACCGGCGGGAGCCGGAGTCACCGCCGGCGGCGCCAGCGGATTGGAGGTCAGCTTTCCTGTTCGGCGTGCGCCGCCGCGGCCGGGCGACCGGTCATGTGACGCAGCAACCGCGAAAGGGTCGAACGCAGCTCCTTCCGGTGGACCACGCGATCCACCATCCCCTTCTCCAGGAGGAACTCGGCCGTCTGGAACCCCTCCGGCAGGTCCTGCCCGAGCGTCTGCTTGATGACGCGCGGGCCGGCAAAGCCGATGACAGCCCCGGGCTCGGCCAGGATGGCGTCGCCCAGCATGGCGTAGCTGGCACTCACGCCGCCCGTCGTGGGGTTGGTGAGGACCGAGATGTACGGAATGCGGCGCTCGGCGAGCTGCGAGAGCACAGCCGACGCCTTCGCCATCTGCATGAGCGACAGGATGCCTTCCTGCATGCGCGCGCCGCCCGAGCTGGAGACGATCACCAGCGGATGCTTCTTCTCGAGTGAGCGCTGCCCGAGGCGGGCGATCTTCTCGCCGACCACTGACCCCATGGACCCGCCCATGAAGGCGAAGTCCATCACGCCGATCCCGCAGGGCATGCCTTCGAGCAGTCCGGTGACGGTCAGAATGGCGTCGGTGTCGCCAGCGTTGGTGAGCGCCTTCTTGAGGCGCGCCGGGTAGTCGGGGAACCCGAGTGGGTCGACCGACCGCAGTTCGCCGCCCACTTCGTTGAGCGTCCCGTCATCGAGCAGGAACGACGCAAAATCCCACGCGCGCAGCCGGCGATGAAAGTCGCATTCCGGGCACACGTTGAGGTTCCGCAAGAACTTGTCGCGGATGTCGGTATGCCCGCAGGCCTCGCACTTCTCCCACGTATCCGGTGGGATCTCGAGGCGTTCGCGACGCGGTTGGCGGGGCTTTTTTTCCTTCCGGAACCAGGCCATAGACGGGAAAGATCGGGAGATGGGGCGTCCAAGGCTAGACCTTGCGAACAGCCGAGGCTGTCACACCGTACTAAGCGAGCTCATCCGTAAAGGGCGCCTCGGGCGAGGCCACCCGTCAGAGCTCGATCGCGTCGGGCTGGCCCCGGCCTTCGGCGGAGATCCGCAACAGGATGGCCACGGCGAGCCACGAGACCAGCAGAAAACTCGGTCCGTAGCTGAAGAACGGGAGTGGAATACCGGTGACGGGCATGAGGTTGAGCGTCATCCCGACGTTCACCATGACGTGTACGAACCACGCCGACACCAGCCCAAAGGCGACGAGGCTCGGGAACGAGTCGCTCGCGCGCGAGGCCACCCGCGTGCTGCGCAGCAGCAGTGCGAGGAACAGCGCCAGGGCGACGCAGACACCAATGAAGCCCAGCTCCTCACCAACCACGGAGAAAATGAAGTCGGTATGGCGCTCCGGGAGGAACTGCAGCCGCTTCTGACTGCCCAGCGTGTAGCCCTGCCCGAAAATGCCGCCTGAGCCGATCGCCACCTTCGACTGGCGCACGTGGTACGCCGCGCCATTGGCATCGATGTTCGGATCGAGGAAGACGAGCAGGCGTTTCTGCTGGTATGGCTTGAGCTTGTCCCAGAGCAGCGGCGCCACCACGCCCGTGATGACGTTCGCCACGACCACCACGACGCCTTCCACCAGATACGGGCGGTACCACAGCACCAGCGCGATGAGCAGCAGGA from Gemmatimonadaceae bacterium encodes the following:
- the lysA gene encoding diaminopimelate decarboxylase is translated as MSDTLSAATVGFARVGGVLQAEGVPLPTLAAAVGTPAYVYSANMIRARYARLHAAFAGVPHRIHFAVKANSNLAVLALLQSLGAGVDIVSGGELYRAQQAGFTGADVVFSGVGKTVREIAQALDAGVLLINVESEAELLTIEAVAARKGVVAPIALRVNPEVTVDTPHDYIKTGEKGGKFGIPRDDVSRLVSFITTLPHLALRGLGMHLGSQISNADPLRDALPRLVAALAHARSEGHDIRYMDVGGGLSVPYEAHERDADVEDYAALVRTAQAETGLSLVLEPGRFLVAESGVLLTEVLYRKHANGKEFMVTDAGMNDLIRPSLYHAYHQIDAVTETDAQTTADIVGPICESGDFFAKGRAMPDVPAGQYLAVRTAGAYGFTMSSNYNSRPRPVEVLVDGARFAVITEREQFSDLVRLERAHPEWRNP
- the proS gene encoding proline--tRNA ligase, whose amino-acid sequence is MSDDKKLTSRAENFSDWYNELVLRAELADYSPVRGCMVIRPLGYGIWERMQRALDDMFKATGHVNAYFPLFIPESFLSKEAEHVEGFAPECAVVTHGGGKQLEERLVVRPTSETIIYSMFAKWVQSYRDLPLLYNQWANVVRWEMRTRLFLRTMEFLWQEGHTAHATHDEAETETRRMLGVYREFMEGYMAMPVITGQKTDSERFAGALRTYACEALMQDNKALQAGTSHNLGQNFAKAFDLKFQSEAGVEEYAWNTSWGVSTRMIGGLVMTHGDDAGLRLPPKLAPIQMVIVPIWKTDEERAATVEAAKRIAEDLGSFKRPDHERIRVHVDERVGIKPGAKYYHWEMRGIPLRMEIGPRDLAQQSGLVVRRDTREKKPMAFDTLRAELPVVLDQIQADMLAAARARLEANSIRERISYDKFKEIMDGPGAFVYAGWNGDPAVEAKVKEETKATIRVIPDPEFRSPTAPTTCMVTGEPAKYEVIWARSY
- the hisS gene encoding histidine--tRNA ligase, encoding MSHKPLPGFRDFYPDQFAERAHIFDTWRRVVRRYAFQEYDGPPLEPLELYTQKSGEEIVTQLYNFVDKGNREVAMRPEMTPTFARMVGAKAQTLRKPVRWFSLPQLFRYERTQKGRLREHYQLNVDIVGEADVLADAELLSVAVNIMQALGLTAQQVRARVSDRRLLNGLLDHLAIAEAARTAVYAVLDKLERQPREISAEKLTEAGLDPATVETILGFATLDFPTLQARYGDAPAVAEHAARFAQYIAHCDALGIGDFLHFDLTIVRGLAYYTGIVFELFDSVGEFRAICGGGRYDNLLKALGGADLPALGFGMGDVVLGELLRERGLMPAPPASVGLWVAQAPDTPDAPAATLRTAAALRAAGLVVEYAFKPQKLDKQLEAGRKAGAGAFVIVDPSSSEAPWRLRRAGSTDATFTSLDALVAAASTQTGSAT
- a CDS encoding bifunctional folylpolyglutamate synthase/dihydrofolate synthase, whose amino-acid sequence is MTPAPAGGTAAPESGEAHAAYLAALRRLYARTGGAWRLGLERVAELLERLGNPHRAYPVFHVAGTNGKGSTCATLDAMLRGAGLRVGRYTSPHLVDFAERVVVNGAPMSHEAITRWLTAHEPLLTELGATFFEATTAMALSHFAAEQVEVAVVEVGLGGRLDATNLVQPLSAGVTQIGFDHQEFLGDTLEAIAGEKAGIYKRGIAAVVGETDPVIRERLREHAEAAGAAPILVTGRDWQVRDVEVHPAGTSFTLDVGSSSRRLTTPLVGHFQAHNAAVALAMLRAAGGPWAEIEARADTLLADVRLAGRFHRAAPWLFDVAHNADGAATVVANLLAVGVPHPITAVVCVLRDKDWRGILQAVARAAERIVVTMAPTAPVNRMWDLHEVEAWAQEVGLPVTRIDDFTTALADARAEAQTVLVTGSFHTVGDAMERLQVHPLAR
- the accD gene encoding acetyl-CoA carboxylase, carboxyltransferase subunit beta codes for the protein MAWFRKEKKPRQPRRERLEIPPDTWEKCEACGHTDIRDKFLRNLNVCPECDFHRRLRAWDFASFLLDDGTLNEVGGELRSVDPLGFPDYPARLKKALTNAGDTDAILTVTGLLEGMPCGIGVMDFAFMGGSMGSVVGEKIARLGQRSLEKKHPLVIVSSSGGARMQEGILSLMQMAKASAVLSQLAERRIPYISVLTNPTTGGVSASYAMLGDAILAEPGAVIGFAGPRVIKQTLGQDLPEGFQTAEFLLEKGMVDRVVHRKELRSTLSRLLRHMTGRPAAAAHAEQES